Within Raphanus sativus cultivar WK10039 unplaced genomic scaffold, ASM80110v3 Scaffold1727, whole genome shotgun sequence, the genomic segment GTGTCTGAAGTCTGCACAGTTCAAAATTAGGAAAGAAAAACAACGTTCaaactttgttttgtttattctttgACGAAATAGAAAGATATCTGGTTCTTTAAAGCTTACCATCCATGGCTTCCTTGTAAGCGCCTAGCATTTCCCTTGCGGTCCCTCTCCGTAAGTACGCTTTCAcattctgaaaaagaaaaaatactatTTGTTGAGATTCCAAGGCTCTTACAAGAGAAACTAGCTTCTGCGTTAAAAGAAAGTTACCTTCTTGTCGAGAGTGATGGCTCTGGTACAGTCTTCTTCGGCTTGAAGAAAGCTGCATGTTTAGGATTTTAGCAAAGTCAATGTCACACACAAAGATCTCTCACTCAAAAAGGGGttctttatataattaattaattacctCCCAATTTCAAGATATGCAGCAGCTCTGTTATTGTAATAGGTACCATTGCTGTCATTTAGCTTAATAGCTTCCGAGTATAGGCCAATAGCTTTCTGCCACTGCTTCTCTTTAAATGCTTGGTTACCCTGGTGTGTACAAGGACAAAgagataataataaataaactaaaaaaaacataatgtgATTTTGCTAAAATGAGACCAGTAATGTAAATTATTTGACCTTCTCTTTGGCAATTTCAGCTGACTCTTCTGGGCTGATAGTCTTTTTAGATGATTTGGGATCTGCAATAACGCTGGAGTTCTCTTGCAAAGATGCATACATTGTCTGCACTGTATCTAATAAAAAGCGGTCACCACCATGTCTTGCTATGAAAGACACTGAGACAGGGCACTTCTCGTGATGTCCCAGCGGCACAGTCACCTGAATTATCAGACCAATAAAATTGTTAAGACCCACATATAATATGTGGATTGTGTTTGCAAATATTGTCTGGTAAGTGGTCGCTTTGTTGTTGATTTATCTGAGGGTCCAGAGACTAAGAGAGTGAGATCTAACCTGACAACAACCCGATATGCTGGCAATGCTAAGTAGACTGGAAGCTCGGTTTTGATAGTCTTCAGAGACTATCTCTTTGCTACCAAGTTTTGGAGGAAGAGTTGGCATTGTTGGGATAACCAGAATGCCATCATCCTTTATTCACAGGAACACATAAGCTTAGTCAAGAGACATATAAACAAAGTCGCTCAAGTTGTGGACATCGCATGGAATAGCAGGAATACCTTGAGAAGTGAATTAATAGCAGCTCGCGTCTGGTTTCTGATTGCATTCAGATTCTCAATCTCTTCATTAGTTAGCTCCAGGTTCTCACTCAGTTGTGAAGAAATCAGAGGATCAATCGCTGGCTTCACTGTGTTAATCCAATCCCCATGGGTTTGAAGAAACTCGTGCCTACAATACAAGCCTAGATTGTTATATAGAATGCTCTCATCCTCTGATGGTGAACAAACAACAGGCACACCTTTGAAGAAGTTGCATCACATTTGCCAGTAGTCTCGATGTAGGGACCTTCGTGCTAGTGATGGCTTTTGTTCTAGCGAACTCTTTCAAGCTAGGAAGTTTAGATTCGAAAT encodes:
- the LOC130504676 gene encoding outer envelope protein 64, chloroplastic-like — encoded protein: MASQASNLWVLLGLGIAGILLAAKKLKKTIREDFGAFIDKLLLLPPPPPAPPKAPHPLTGLSFAISDLFDVTGYVSGFGHPDWVRTHEPASSTSPVVSTLVDGGATCVGKTVVDELAFSISGETKHYESPTNPAAHDRIPGGSCSGAAVAVATNAVDFALGFDTVGGVRVPAGYCGVLGFKSSHGAISNTGIIPVSPSLDSVGWFARDPNTLRRVGRVLLHLPVATQRNPRQIILADDYFQLLKIPVDRITQVVIKSAEKLFGRQLLKHQNLENYFESKLPSLKEFARTKAITSTKVPTSRLLANVMQLLQRHEFLQTHGDWINTVKPAIDPLISSQLSENLELTNEEIENLNAIRNQTRAAINSLLKDDGILVIPTMPTLPPKLGSKEIVSEDYQNRASSLLSIASISGCCQVTVPLGHHEKCPVSVSFIARHGGDRFLLDTVQTMYASLQENSSVIADPKSSKKTISPEESAEIAKEKGNQAFKEKQWQKAIGLYSEAIKLNDSNGTYYNNRAAAYLEIGSFLQAEEDCTRAITLDKKNVKAYLRRGTAREMLGAYKEAMDDFR